A window of the Helianthus annuus cultivar XRQ/B chromosome 4, HanXRQr2.0-SUNRISE, whole genome shotgun sequence genome harbors these coding sequences:
- the LOC110933324 gene encoding protein NYNRIN-like, producing the protein MEKEVKVETLQAPSIEPREVSAVTTEEPCWYTPILKFLTKGELPPARGEAQKIQTKALQYEVNNGVLYRKSYLGPLLRCVSPAQAKYLIQEIHAGICGIHAGPRAVVAKIHNAEYYWPRMHEDAWAVDIVGPFPLAPGKLKYLIVAIDYFTKWVEAKPVAKIIDENAKKILWEHIVCRFGLPLYLVSDNGTQFTDRVLQDWCSELQIQQIFTSVAHPQGNCQVERANRSLLDGIKRRLGYEGSSWVEELPNVLWAHQTMPKTSNNETPFTLTYGAEAMIPVEVGLPSLRRLTTNDDNNRLLREGLDLLEERREAATISEAKYKKTLEKYYNQRVAQHTFKEGEYVMRDNEASRAEPSGKLGPNWEGPYIIQEDLGKGAYRLTRLDGTAVPRSWNAAQLKKCYM; encoded by the exons ATGGAAAAAGAAGTAAAGGTAGAAACATTACAAGCACCTTCCATTGAACCTCGGGAAGTGTCCGCCGTCACAACGGAAGAACCTTGTTGGTATACTCCAATTCTAAAATTCCTCACAAAGGGGGAATTACCCCCTGCCCGAGGTGAAGCTCAAAAGATACAAACTAAGGCGTTGCAATATGAAGTGAACAACGGCGTCCTATACAGGAAGTCATACTTGGGACCACTGTTGCGGTGTGTATCCCCAGCGCAAGCAAAGTACCTAATCCAAGAAATACACGCAGGCATATGTGGTATTCACGCCGGACCTCGCGCAGTTGTCGCCAAAATTCACAACGCCGAGTACTATTGGCCCAGGATGCATGAAGACGCG TGGGCAGTCGATATCGTGGGGCCATTCCCGCTGGCCCCTGGGAAACTAAAGTACTTAATAGTGGCAATCGactatttcaccaagtgggttgAAGCCAAACCCGTGGCTAAAATAATTGATGAAAACGCAAAGAAAATCCTGTGGGAACACATAGTGTGCCGATTTGGACTGCCGCTATACCTGGTGAGCGACAATGGAACACAATTCACAGACAGGGTCCTACAAGATTGGTGTTCAGAGCTTCAGATTCAACAAATCTTTACATCGGTAGCACATCCCCAGGGAAACTGCCAAGTGGAGCGGGCAAATAGGAGTTTGCTTGATGGAATAAAAAGAAGGTTGGGCTATGAGGGAAGTTCTTGGGTAGAAGAGTTACCAAACGTCCTCTGGGCACATCAAACAATGCCTAAGACAAGTAACAACGAAACCCCCTTTACCCTAACCTATGGCGCAGAGGCTATGATACCCGTGGAAGTTGGCTTACCATCGCTAAGGCGCCTTACCACCAATGATGACAATAATAGGCTCCTAAGGGAAGGCCTGGACTTGCTGGAAGAACGACGCGAGGCAGCCACCATCAGCGAAGCAAAGTACAAGAAAACTTTGGAAAAGTACTACAACCAGCGTGTGGCTCAGCATACCTTTAAGGAAGGCGAGTACGTCATGCGAGACAATGAAGCCAGCAGAGCGGAGCCCTCAGGCAAACTGGGACCCAACTGGGAAGGTCCCTATATTATCCAAGAAGACTTAGGCAAAGGGGCTTACCGCCTAACCAGACTTGATGGCACCGCGGTTCCACGAAGCTGGAACGCGGCTCAATTAAAAAAATGTTACATGTAA